TGTCGGCGGTCTCGCCAGATTGGCTCATGCCGATGACCATCGTACGGTCATCGAGGACCGGATCGCGATACCGGAATTCGGAAGCGATGTCGATCTCGACCGGGAGTCGAGCCCAGCGCTCGATCGCGTATTTCGCCATCAACCCGGCGTGGTACGAGGTACCGCAGGCAACTACGAAGACTTTGTCGATGGCGCGAGCCTCACGTGGAGTCAGATCGAGTTCCGGGAGGTGGATTCGATGGTGCTCATCGATCCGGCCGGCCAGTGTGTCCCTGAGCGCTTTTGGCTGCTCGTAGATTTCCTTCAGCATGAAGTCGTCGTATCCGCCTCGTTCGGCGGACTCAAGATCCCACTCGATATCCCTGACAATCGGTTCGACCGGATTCCCGGCCAGATCAGTAATGGCAATACCGGAAGGTCTGAGGGAGACGACGTTGTCATCGCCGACGATGGCGATTCGTCTGGTGTGCTCCAGAATCGCCGGGATATCAGATGCCAGGAAGTTTTCGTCTTCGCCGAGCCCGATGACCAACGGGCTACCGCGGCGGGCGGCAACCACCAGTTCGGGGTCCGAGGCTCTGACCACGCCGATTGCCAGGGCACCTTCGGCCTTCTCCATGATGGTGCGAACAATCATTTCGAGCGGTTGATCTCCCATTCGTTCGACCATGTGAGCAAGGACTTCGGTGTCCGTATCGGATGTGAACGTGTGTCCTTGCGCGATCAGCTCGTCGCGCAGCTGGACGTAGTTCTCGATGATCCCGTTGTGGACGACCGCCACGTTGGAGGAACAATCGCGATGGGGATGGGCGTTCTTCGTGACCGGAGCGCCGTGAGTAGCCCACCGGGTGTGGCCGATTCCGACCGAACCCGCGTAGGACCCTTTTTCGCTCTTGATCGCCGATACAAGATCGGCGATACGGCCGGCCGTTCGGGTGACGCCGATGCCGTCATCTGCCATGATGGCGATGCCGGCAGAGTCATACCCTCGATACTCGAGGCGAGCTAATCCGTTTACCAGTACTGATTGAGCCGGCCTTGAGCCGACGTAACCAACTATTCCGCACATGTGCAGAGTCTCCTTGGGCGCGGATCAAGCGAAAGAACGGGACTTGGGTCCCCTCACGTCGCGGTGAGATTTGTCCCCGGCGTTGCCGTCGGGTTTTGTCCACCAGCGTTACGACCGTGAACAGCCGGGAAAACATCCGCCGACGCGACCGGGGTCGCTTTCGATGATTCTCCTCCTCGTCACCCCTAGACGGGGTCAGGCGCTTCAAGTTGTAGCTTGATCTCAGTTGTGATTCGCAGTCTACATCGGTTGCCGCGTGAAACGCTTGAGTCAACACCCTGATTGGAGAGCTATGGAACCCCGGTTGGTGACACATCGGCGCCGAGACGGTTGATTCGTTCCATCGTGCGTTTCCATGAGCCCAAGAGTTGATTCCTCAGCGATGGGGAGATTCCTCCGGCGTGTAGGGTTTCGGCGACCGGGAGGATCTTGTACGAGCCAGACTGAACCCAGGTGGGTGTGAACGTGACCTTGCGGGGCATCCAATCCCCCTGGCGCAGAGCCATCTCGACGGTTACGAGAACCCCGTCGGTGGTTTGGGCGCTCCACAGTTGGTTCGACAGCGAGTTTCCGAGTCCGTAGACGACGTATTCGGAACCGTATTGGCCAATCGGTTGGACCACATGGGCGTGGTGGCCAACGACGAGATCGACGGCGTCGGCGTTGGTCAGGAGCTTGCCGATGCGGGTCTGGTTGGCGGTGGGATCCACCTGGTATTCAGTGCCCCAGTGCAGGCTTACGAGGACGACGTCAGCGCCCTCTGCCTTGGCTCGCTCGGCGTCCGCGATGATTACGGCAGGGTCGATAAGGTTCACCAACCATGGTTTGTCAGCCGGTACCTTCAGGCCGTTGAGCCATTCGGCGTATGACAGGTGGGCGACCGTCACATTGCCTACGTCATATGTCTGGGCTGCAAGGCGATCCGCCGAGTCGTACGCCACCCCGTCGTAGCCGAGTCCGCGAGATGTCATCACGTCAAGGGTGTTGAACACGCCCGTGACGCCCTTGTCGTAAGAGTGGTTGGAAGCGACAGAGCACCCTTCGTAGCCGGCCGCCACGATGGCATCGGCGATCTCGGCGGGACCCTGAAACGCCGGGTAGTCGGAGAGGTTGATGGAGTTGGGGTGGAGTGGCACTTCGAGGTGACACAGCGCCAGGTCGGCGGCACTGATGATCGGCTTGATGGCAGCAAACATTGGCTCAAAGTCATACTTCTTCCCCGAGTTATCGCCATAGTTGGCGGCCGCAGAGTCGACGGGCAAATGCAGAAGGATATCGCCAGTGAACGCGACCGTGAAGCTGGGCCGCTGGGCGACCGGCAACGGAGAAAGGTGCAGGGCTCGGGCGAGAAACGAGGCCATCTGATCGCGTCTGATGGGGGCGAATGGGCAGAAGTGGTCTCCTTCTGCGTTGCACCCCAGGGTGATGCCGGCGGCGGCGATGGCATTGATGTCGTTCTCGAAAATCGACTCGTTGTCGTCGACGAAACGCTCTGGCCCACCCGGCAATTCAAGAACTCGTGCAAGGAAGGCGGCCATTTCACCCCGGGTAACAGGGCGATCCGGGCAGTAGGAACGGTCTCCACATCCAACGGTGATTCCGGCGTCCGCCAGGGCGTTGATGTCGTTCTCAAACGTGGAACCTGCGTCGTCATCGAAATGGTCGACCGAAGCGTTAGAGATAGGAAATGCCCGCTTCAAGAATGCTGCCATCTGGCCACGGGTGACCGCCTGACCGGGGCAGTACAGGTCGGCGTCACAGCCAAAGGTAATCCGTGCAGCCGCAATGGCTTCGATCTGGGCTTCGTGAGTGTTTCCGTCGTCGTCCCAGAAGGTACCTCCAGGGTCGGTGGCGGTGGCCAGCGCCCCCGCAGTCGACCCAAGAACCATCATGCCCGTAATCAGCATGATCGAAATGGTCCGCATTGCAACCTCCTCGAAGTCGAACCTAGTGGGATTGTGAATCTCCTGTCAGGCGACCGGCGGTGTTTTGGGCCGGATCCCCGGACTGGTCTTCGTACCCTGGTCGAACGAGCGCCCTGCCCGTACTGTTGAAACGAAGCTTGAGCAAGGGAGGTCTGACATGACCACGCTTCAGAACCGTCCCGACGTTCGATCGCCGAAATCGGTCACTTCGAAGTCGGAATATCAAAGGATGGACTGGCTCATCGGGTCGATCGCAGCCGTGATCGGCGCCCTCGCCGTCTACCTGTTCTTCCATCCGGCCAATGCGATCGTTAACTTCTTCGGCACGGAATATGTCGTGGAAGACTTGCATGAGGGATGGCGACTTGGCTTGTCGGCCCTTTCAACCGGGATTTTCGGAACCTGGTTCGCTTGGATCAGCAACCGGTCGTCAAAACTTGGTTCATACATGGAATCGCGGACGACCTGGTGGGCGACTGCCGCCGTAGTCGTCCTGGCAATCGCAATGGCGTTCTTGGCAGTCTGGATCTTCTAGTTAGGTCCGGGTTCTACCAGGAAGGATCCGGCTATCGGTCCGTTACGACGGTAACGGACCGATAGCCGGATCTGCCATTTCATCGATCAATGTCCACAGCTCATCGACGTGGTGCTGTGTTGTGTTGGTTTGCCCGATGGACACCCGAATGAACGAAGATCCGTCTGGCAGCTTCGAAGCAGTGAGGTAAGCCCGGCCAGAATCATTGATGCGGGCCGCCAGTCGGTCAGTGGGTGGGTCACCATCGACATGGCGAAAACTGACCAGGGCGAAGAGGGTGGGGGCTACCACCTCGAATCGAGCGTCTCCCTCGAGCTGAGCAGTCAGAGTCCCAGCCGCGGTCACGTGTTCGCGGATCTTCGTCCGGATTCCCTCGGCGCCGTATGTGCGCAATGTGAACCAGAGTTTCAATGCACGAAACCGTCGTCCGAGCGGGACGTGCCAGTCGCGATAGTCGATCACCGCTCCCGATTGCGATGCGGCATCTTGCAGGTAAGGCGGCAGGATGCTCAGTGTTTCAATGAGCGGTCGCCGATCGGCGACATAAAACGCCGACGCATCAAAGTTCACAAACATCCACTTGTGCGGATTGAACACATACGAGTCGGCCAGTTCGAGTCCATCCTGATGGATCCGAAATTCCGGGCAGATCATGGCGGAGCCGGCGTAGGCCGCGTCGACGTGATGCCACATGCCTTCTCTACGGGCAATCTCACCGACCGCACGGACCGGGTCGACGGCAGTTGTCCCGGTGGTCCCAACCGCCGAACAAACAAAGGCCGGCAGCAGCCCGGCCTGGCGGTCAGAGGTTATTGCTTCGACCAGCAACTCGGGCCGCATGGCGAAGTTTTCGTCGACTCCGATGGTTCGAAAGTGTCGGTACCCGGCAACCCGAGCCCCCTTTTCGATTGAACTGTGCGCCTGGGAAGATGCGTATGCGACGATGTTGTCAAGGGAGGTGGATTGTTGGGCAAGCTGACGGGCTACTACCAGCGCAGTGTGCGTTGAATCGGATGCGCTCATTTGGATGACGCCGCCCCCTGGTCCGGTCGTCTTCCACGCGGCGGGAAGCCCGAGAAGATCTACCAGCCAATCCATCATGTGAGACTCGATCTCGGTCGTCGCTGGGCTCGTCGACCACAGCATGCCTTGCTGGGCAAGACCGGCGGACACCAACTCTCCGAGAATGGCCGGAAACGAGGAATCGCCGGGAAAATAGGCAAACCAATTTGGCGACTGCCAATGCGTGATCCCCGGCATCACCACGCGGTCCAAATCCTCGATGATCTCTGCAAATGGTTCCGGACCTTCGGGAGCGTTGGGAGGCAGGAGCGCCCGGATGGCGCCCGGCTGCACTGTGGGGGTTACCGGAAGCGACTCGACTTTCTCGTAGTAGTCAGCCACCCAGTCAATGAGTTCTTTCCCATATCTACGGAACTCGTCAGAAGACATCCCGCCTGTCATGGTCGGTAAAACGAACGGTGAAAGTCTGGACCGAGGATTGATGCTGAAGTGACCCTTGTTTCACCGAACGCCAGGTCTGGTGTTTCCGGGCTGCCGAAAAAGTTGGCGGGGTCGAAGGGAAGATTGGCCTCCGTCCACAGGCGCCGTCGATCGGCCTCCGAGGTATGCAGGCGGGCGTCCCCTTCGGCGAACAACTCACCGGGGCCGTCGGTGCCGCCGACCGGCCAGTGGAATGACGTCCGAGGGTTCTCGACAAGATTGCGAAACTTGCGGCTCCCGGTCCGGGTGGCAAACCAGATGGTGTTCTCGGTAAAACCAGGCGTGACCGGTGCGACATGGGGTCGCCCTTCGGTACTAGCCGTCCCGAGATACGCCAACCAGCTCACAGCTCTTGCTCCGACGACAAACTCATCCCAGATCATGGAACGAGTTTAGTAATGGGGTGGCCGCCTGTCGGCGGCCACCCCATTCGTTTACCGTTTTCGATGGGGTCGGTACTTGCCGGGTCTTTCCCACGGTGGATGGCGTACAGCCAACCGTTGCCGTTGGAAATTTGGCAGGTCCTGAACACGAACGAACATCGTGCTCTCCTTTCTGGAATCGTCGATACGGGGCAGGGCCCGACGTGACATCGGCTCGATCGCCGAGAAACGAACCGCTGAGAAGTTTCCGAGCGGACCCGGGCGTCGTGTCTAGACGGTGCGGTGGCCGCGGACGGAGACAAGGGTATTGATCGACATTCAGGTCTCCTTTCCAGATCAAGGGCACCGGGATGTGCCCACCGGGCCAGCTTCGTATGGTGGGCCCCGGAGCGCAAGCTAATTTCCGTCCCGGCCGGCAGGTGGAGGGATCGGAACAGCCGGCACCATTTCCGGGCGAAACGTAGAATCGGCCAGACCCTGTCGAAAACCGTCGGCGACGTTCGTTGTATGGCAGAGGTAGCCGCAAACAATGGAGGTTGGCATGCCCAAGTACGCAGCTCTTATATACAGCCCGGCTGAGACCGAGGGCACCGGAAGTCCAGAGGATTGGGCGCGTGTCATGGCCGAGTACAACGAATTTGGCGAGGCGGCCGGTGCCGCCGGAGTCATCGTCGGCGGGGAGGCCCTTCACGATACGAACACCGCGACCACCATCACCGTGAAGGGCGGAAAAGGTGGGGATGTACTGACGACCGATGGTCCGTTTGCGGAGACCAAGGAAGTCCTCGGCGGGTTCTATCTCCTTGAGTGTGCCGATCTCGACGATGCCATCAAGTGGGCCTCGCAGATCCCCGGAGCCTGGCGTGGACGTGTAGAAGTTCGCCCCTGCCTCGAGTTCCCTGAGGAGTGACCAGGTCGCTTGCAGAAACGTTGCGGGTCGAGGGTGGCCAGGTGTTGGCCACCCTCATCCGCCTCACCGGCAGGTTTGATATCGCCGAGGACGCGCTCCAGGACGCCCTCGTGGTTGCCAACGAGAGGTTCTCGGATGAGCGGTTACCGGAGAACCCGGCGGCCTGGCTGACGGTGGTTGCCAAGCGAAAAGCGCTCGATCGTCTGCGGCGTGAAGCCAAGCGGGCTGCCAAGGAGGCGGAGGCCATGAGCCTATTAGTCGACGACGCCGAAACCGAGCCGACCGATCAGCTGCGCTTGTTGTTTACCTGTTGCCATCCGGCGTTGAGCCCTGAAGCGCGGGTCGCGTTGGCATTGCGGACGCTTGGTGGTCTCACCACGAATGAGATCGCCAGGACCTTTCTCGTTGCTGAATCTACGATGGGCCAGCGGATATCGCGAGCGAAGTCCAAGATTTCCTCGGCTCACATTCCCTACCGGGTGCCCGATGATCACGAACTGCCGGAGCGGCTCGACGCCGTTCTGAACGTCATCTATCTCATCTTTACAACCGGTCACCATGCACCCTTTGGGGCTTGGGACGATCGGGTGGATCTTGCCGACGAAGGTATTCGCCTGGCCCGGATGTTGGCCGGGTTGATGCCGGACGAACCGGAGTGTGTCGGGCTACTCGCACTTTGTTTGGCAACGGCCGCCCGCCAACCCGCCCGTCAGTCGAAGGACGGGGTACCGGTTCTCCTGGCTGATCAGGACAGAACGCTATGGAATCAGGAGCAAATTGCGGAGGCCTCAAGGCTCGTTGACGGCGCCTTGCGCCGTCGCAGCGTCGGACCCTATCAAATCCAGGCTGCGATCTCGGCGCTGCACAGTCTTGCCGCTAGGGCTGATGAGACTGATTGGGAGCAGATCGTGACCCTCTACCGGATGTTGGAACGCATGGGGGGGTCGGCAGTGATCACGGTCAATCGAGCGGTTGCCGAGGCCGAATTGTCTGGCCCCGACACCGGATTGGAGGTTCTGGAGACGATCGAAGGGCTCGAAAACTGGCACTTGTACTGGTCGACCAAAGCCGACTTTCTCCGCCGCCTCGGGCGCGCCGACGATGCCCGGGTGGCATATCAACAGGCCCTGAACTGCGATATGAACGAATCCGACCGGGCGTTCTTGGCCATGCGGTTGTCGGAGCTCCAGGTTCAGCTTCCCGGTCGCAATCAGTAAGTCCCCGGTTCATGTGGTCGAGACTCCCGATAGTGGCGCCGGCCTTCCTATGGTCAAGCCTCAAGTGGACATGCTTGTTTGGATCAAGGTCGCAAGCTGTTCGCCCGATGATATAGACAAGACCAGTTCGGACCCGGGAAGGTTGGTCGTTGCGTAAGTCCATCCTCTGTTTGTGCCTGGCGGTGCTGATCGCACCGCTCCTTGCCACCGATGTGGCTCGCGGCGCAGGCTCTGAATACCTGGTCGAACCCTTTTCGTCTGCCCCGACCGTCTGGACCGAAGGCTGGTTTGATGGCGCAGTTGGGCCGCGCAATCGCATAACTCAGATTTCAGATGGTGTGTCAGGGAAAGCCATC
The sequence above is drawn from the Acidimicrobiia bacterium genome and encodes:
- the glmS gene encoding glutamine--fructose-6-phosphate transaminase (isomerizing), which produces MCGIVGYVGSRPAQSVLVNGLARLEYRGYDSAGIAIMADDGIGVTRTAGRIADLVSAIKSEKGSYAGSVGIGHTRWATHGAPVTKNAHPHRDCSSNVAVVHNGIIENYVQLRDELIAQGHTFTSDTDTEVLAHMVERMGDQPLEMIVRTIMEKAEGALAIGVVRASDPELVVAARRGSPLVIGLGEDENFLASDIPAILEHTRRIAIVGDDNVVSLRPSGIAITDLAGNPVEPIVRDIEWDLESAERGGYDDFMLKEIYEQPKALRDTLAGRIDEHHRIHLPELDLTPREARAIDKVFVVACGTSYHAGLMAKYAIERWARLPVEIDIASEFRYRDPVLDDRTMVIGMSQSGETAD
- a CDS encoding CapA family protein, yielding MRTISIMLITGMMVLGSTAGALATATDPGGTFWDDDGNTHEAQIEAIAAARITFGCDADLYCPGQAVTRGQMAAFLKRAFPISNASVDHFDDDAGSTFENDINALADAGITVGCGDRSYCPDRPVTRGEMAAFLARVLELPGGPERFVDDNESIFENDINAIAAAGITLGCNAEGDHFCPFAPIRRDQMASFLARALHLSPLPVAQRPSFTVAFTGDILLHLPVDSAAANYGDNSGKKYDFEPMFAAIKPIISAADLALCHLEVPLHPNSINLSDYPAFQGPAEIADAIVAAGYEGCSVASNHSYDKGVTGVFNTLDVMTSRGLGYDGVAYDSADRLAAQTYDVGNVTVAHLSYAEWLNGLKVPADKPWLVNLIDPAVIIADAERAKAEGADVVLVSLHWGTEYQVDPTANQTRIGKLLTNADAVDLVVGHHAHVVQPIGQYGSEYVVYGLGNSLSNQLWSAQTTDGVLVTVEMALRQGDWMPRKVTFTPTWVQSGSYKILPVAETLHAGGISPSLRNQLLGSWKRTMERINRLGADVSPTGVP
- a CDS encoding aspartate aminotransferase family protein, producing MSSDEFRRYGKELIDWVADYYEKVESLPVTPTVQPGAIRALLPPNAPEGPEPFAEIIEDLDRVVMPGITHWQSPNWFAYFPGDSSFPAILGELVSAGLAQQGMLWSTSPATTEIESHMMDWLVDLLGLPAAWKTTGPGGGVIQMSASDSTHTALVVARQLAQQSTSLDNIVAYASSQAHSSIEKGARVAGYRHFRTIGVDENFAMRPELLVEAITSDRQAGLLPAFVCSAVGTTGTTAVDPVRAVGEIARREGMWHHVDAAYAGSAMICPEFRIHQDGLELADSYVFNPHKWMFVNFDASAFYVADRRPLIETLSILPPYLQDAASQSGAVIDYRDWHVPLGRRFRALKLWFTLRTYGAEGIRTKIREHVTAAGTLTAQLEGDARFEVVAPTLFALVSFRHVDGDPPTDRLAARINDSGRAYLTASKLPDGSSFIRVSIGQTNTTQHHVDELWTLIDEMADPAIGPLPS
- a CDS encoding pyridoxamine 5'-phosphate oxidase family protein codes for the protein MIWDEFVVGARAVSWLAYLGTASTEGRPHVAPVTPGFTENTIWFATRTGSRKFRNLVENPRTSFHWPVGGTDGPGELFAEGDARLHTSEADRRRLWTEANLPFDPANFFGSPETPDLAFGETRVTSASILGPDFHRSFYRP
- a CDS encoding YciI family protein; the encoded protein is MPKYAALIYSPAETEGTGSPEDWARVMAEYNEFGEAAGAAGVIVGGEALHDTNTATTITVKGGKGGDVLTTDGPFAETKEVLGGFYLLECADLDDAIKWASQIPGAWRGRVEVRPCLEFPEE
- a CDS encoding RNA polymerase sigma factor codes for the protein MTRSLAETLRVEGGQVLATLIRLTGRFDIAEDALQDALVVANERFSDERLPENPAAWLTVVAKRKALDRLRREAKRAAKEAEAMSLLVDDAETEPTDQLRLLFTCCHPALSPEARVALALRTLGGLTTNEIARTFLVAESTMGQRISRAKSKISSAHIPYRVPDDHELPERLDAVLNVIYLIFTTGHHAPFGAWDDRVDLADEGIRLARMLAGLMPDEPECVGLLALCLATAARQPARQSKDGVPVLLADQDRTLWNQEQIAEASRLVDGALRRRSVGPYQIQAAISALHSLAARADETDWEQIVTLYRMLERMGGSAVITVNRAVAEAELSGPDTGLEVLETIEGLENWHLYWSTKADFLRRLGRADDARVAYQQALNCDMNESDRAFLAMRLSELQVQLPGRNQ